Proteins encoded by one window of Carassius auratus strain Wakin chromosome 24, ASM336829v1, whole genome shotgun sequence:
- the usp12a gene encoding ubiquitin carboxyl-terminal hydrolase 12A — translation MEILMTVSKFASFCTMGANASALEKEIGSEQFPVNEHYFGLVNFGNTCYCNSVLQALYFCRPFREKILAYRSQPRRKENLLTCLADLFHSIANQKRKVGVIPPKKFITRLRKENELFDNYMQQDAHEFLNYLLNTIADLLQEERKQDKQNGKLANGTLDSQNNNSTPPSSTWVHEIFQGTLTNETRCLTCETISSKDEDFLDLSVDVEQNTSITHCLRGFSNTETLCSEYKYYCEECRSKQEAHKRMRVKKLPMILALHLKRFKYMEQLQRYTKLSYRVVFPLELRLFNTSGDATNPERLYDLVAVVVHCGSGPNRGHYIAIVKSHDFWLLFDDDIVEKIDAQAIEEFYGLTSEISKNSESGYILFYQSRD, via the exons ATGGAAATCCTAATGACAGTTTCCAAATTTGCCTCTTTTTGTACCATG GGCGCCAATGCCTCCGCTTTGGAGAAAGAGATCGGCTCGGAACAGTTCCCTGTCAATGAGCATTACTTCGGATTGGTAAAC TTTGGAAACACCTGCTACTGTAACTCTGTGCTCCAGGCTCTGTACTTCTGCCGGCCGTTCCGGGAGAAGATCCTTGCATACAGGAGCCAGCCGCGCCGCAAGGAGAACCTGCTCACCTGCCTGGCTGACCTGTTCCACAGTATAGCCAACCAGAAGAGGAAAGTCGGCGTGATACCCCCGAAGAAATTCATTACGAGATTACGTAAAGAGAATG AACTGTTTGATAACTACATGCAGCAAGATGCACACGAGTTCCTCAACTACCTGCTGAACACTATAGCAGACCTGCTACAAGAAGAGCGCAAGCAAGACAAGCAGAATGGCAAATTGGCCAATGGCACACTCGATTCACAGAACAATAACAGCACCCCACCCTCCTCCACATGGGTTCATGAGATCTTCCAGGGCACGTTGACCAATGAGACGCGATGCCTCACCTGCGAGACG ATAAGCAGTAAAGATGAGGATTTCTTGGATTTGTCAGTGGACGTGGAGCAGAACACTTCAATCACACACTGTCTCAG AGGTTTCAGTAATACAGAGACCTTGTGCAGTGAGTATAAATATTACTGTGAGGAATGCAGAAGTAAACAAGAGGCACACAAACG AATGCGGGTTAAGAAACTTCCCATGATCCTCGCCTTGCACTTGAAGAGATTTAAATACATGGAGCAGCTGCAGCGCTACACTAAGCTAAGCTACCGTGTCGTCTTCCCTCTGGAGCTCCGCCTCTTTAACACTTCTGGCGATGCCACCAATCCCGAGAGGCTTTACGACCTGGTCGCTGTGGTGGTGCATTGTGGCAG TGGTCCAAACCGAGGACACTACATCGCAATTGTAAAGAGTCATGATTTCTGGCTACTATTTGATGATGACATCGTAGAG aaaattGATGCGCAGGCGATTGAGGAGTTCTACGGATTAACCTCAGAAATTTCCAAGAACTCTGAGTCCGGGTACATCCTGTTTTACCAGTCCAGAGACTGA
- the LOC113041927 gene encoding 60S ribosomal protein L21, with protein sequence MTNTRGKRRGTRYMFARPFRKHGPIPLSTYMRIYKKGDIVDIKGTGTIQKGMPHKCYHGKTGRIYNVTQHAVGIIVNKQVKGKILAKRINVRIEHVKHSKSRDSFLKRVQENEKQKLEAKKNGTWVDLKRQPAAPRPAHFVSTKNNEPQLLEPIPYEFMA encoded by the exons ATGACGAACACCAGAGGCAAGAGGAGGGGGACCAGGTATATGTTTGCCAGGCCCTTCCGCAAGCATG GCCCAATCCCTCTGTCCACTTACATGCGCATCTACAAGAAGGGTGATATTGTAGACATCAAG GGCACAGGAACCATTCAGAAGGGCATGCCTCATAAATGCTACCATGGCAAAACAGGACGCATTTATAACGTTACACAGCATGCTGTAGGCATCATTGTCAACAAGCAAGTCAA GGGGAAGATCCTGGCTAAGAGAATTAATGTGCGTATCGAGCACGTTAAGCACTCAAAGAGCAGAGACAGCTTCCTGAAGCGCGTTCAGGAGAACGAGAAGCAGAAATTGGAGGCCAAGAAGAATGGCACTTGGGTTGATCTGAAACGCCAG CCTGCTGCTCCACGGCCAGCACACTTTGTCAGTACCAAGAACAACGAGCCTCAGCTCCTGGAGCCCATCCCCTACGAGTTCATGGCATAA
- the gpr12 gene encoding G-protein coupled receptor 12, protein MSEEVPVSPSWLAQEPTWVSSGAGSIENITVGTYPPAVVLPARPPAELLVNPWDIVLCSSGTLIACENALVVLVIWQNPALRAPMFLLIGSLALADLLAGLGLVLHFTFAYLLRSDSAQLLTVGLVVASFSASVFSLLAITIDRYLSLYYALTYNSERTAAFTYTMLVLLWGVSLCLGLLPVTGVNCLGHEENCSVVWPLTRNNVAVLSISFLLLFGLMLQLYVQICKIVMRHAHQIALQHHFLAASPHYVTTRKGVSTLAIILGTFAACWMPFTVYSLIADYTYPPLYTYATLVPATYNSVINPVIYAFRNQEIQKALWLVCCGCIPASVAQRARTPSDV, encoded by the coding sequence ATGAGTGAAGAGGTGCCAGTTTCTCCCAGCTGGCTGGCTCAAGAGCCCACCTGGGTCAGCAGCGGCGCAGGAAGCATAGAAAACATCACCGTCGGAACATACCCACCTGCGGTTGTCTTGCCGGCGAGGCCGCCCGCTGAGTTGCTGGTAAACCCATGGGACATCGTGCTGTGTTCATCCGGCACCCTTATAGCCTGCGAGAATGCCCTGGTGGTTTTGGTCATCTGGCAGAACCCAGCACTGCGTGCCCCAATGTTTCTGCTGATCGGCAGCCTAGCTCTAGCCGACTTATTGGCTGGTTTAGGGTTAGTCCTGCACTTTACCTTCGCTTACCTGCTAAGATCTGACTCGGCACAGCTGCTGACTGTAGGTCTGGTGGTGGCATCCTTCTCAGCATCTGTATTTAGCCTGTTAGCTATTACCATCGACCGCTACCTGTCGCTATACTACGCCCTCACCTACAACTCCGAGCGAACGGCCGCGTTCACATACACCATGCTGGTGCTTCTATGGGGAGTTTCATTGTGTTTGGGTTTGCTGCCGGTTACCGGTGTGAACTGCTTGGGCCATGAGGAGAACTGCAGTGTGGTTTGGCCCCTAACAAGAAACAACGTAGCCGTTCTGTCCATCTCCTTCCTTCTACTGTTCGGCCTCATGCTTCAGCTCTACGTGCAGATTTGTAAAATCGTCATGCGTCACGCGCACCAAATCGCCCTGCAGCACCACTTTTTAGCTGCAAGTCCTCACTACGTCACGACGCGGAAAGGCGTATCCACCCTGGCGATCATTCTGGGCACATTCGCAGCTTGCTGGATGCCATTTACGGTTTATTCGCTCATAGCCGATTATACGTACCCGCCCCTTTACACATATGCCACCCTGGTTCCCGCCACCTACAACTCGGTGATCAACCCAGTAATTTACGCCTTCCGCAATCAAGAGATTCAGAAAGCGTTGTGGCTGGTGTGCTGCGGATGTATCCCTGCCAGCGTGGCCCAGCGTGCACGGACCCCCAGTGATGTCTGA
- the wasf3b gene encoding wiskott-Aldrich syndrome protein family member 3b, with protein MPLVKRNIEPRHLCRGVLPEGIGSELECVMNNTLSSIIRQLSSLSKHAEDIFGELFNEANMFYLRANSLQDRIDRLAVKVTQLDSTVEEVSLQDINMRKAFKSSTIQDQKVVSKNSVPNPVMEMYNLSDKPPPLNILSPYRDDDKEGLKFYTDPSYFFDLWKEKMLQDTEDKRKEKRRQKEQRRCVDGTLQREVKKVRKARNRRQEWNMMAFDKELRPDHRHSHTVHRGGSTEGPMSPEHRSHGDHADHGYLSMANHAGYAHTYSGPPPSMAALSAHSHMSMDQDYRGGSMAYRSGTLGRPHQAPPPPPASNTVNGSMTLPPVDYSVDYMNSGPLPPPPAVIPSAQTAFAMPPMGPVPHPGHLGPMGAVAGYATSVPPTSGPMAAHPPPIAPPPPPSAAQSITPKRPSVPNEAQPMNDARSDLLAAIRMGIQLKKVQEQQEQQAKHEPVGNDVATILSRRIAVEYSDSEDESELEDNDWSD; from the exons ATGCCGCTGGTGAAGAGAAACATTGAGCCCAGGCACCTGTGCCGCGGGGTGCTACCGGAGGGCATCGGCAGCGAGCTGGAGTGTGTGATGAACAACACACTCTCATCCATCATACGCCAACTCAGCAGTCTCA GTAAACATGCTGAAGACATATTCGGAGAGCTCTTCAATGAGGCAAACATGTTCTATTTGCGGGCGAACTCTCTGCAGGATCGGATTGACCGACTTGCCGTCAAGGTCACGCAGCTGGACTCAACGGTTGAGGAGG TCTCTCTTCAGGACATAAACATGAGGAAGGCTTTTAAAAGCTCTACCATACAGGACCAGAAGGTGGTGTCCAAGAACAGCGTACCGAACCCGGTGATGGAGATGTACAATCTGAGTGATAAACCACCTCCTCTTAATATTCTCTCACCCTACAG AGATGATGATAAAGAGGGGCTCAAGTTCTACACTGACCCCTCCTACTTCTTTGACCTGTGGAAGGAGAAGATGCTACAGGACACAGAAGACAAGAGGAAAGAGAAGAGACGACAGAAG GAGCAGAGGCGATGTGTGGATGGCACACTGCAGAGAGAGGTGAAGAAGGTGCGTAAAGCGAGAAACCGCAGGCAGGAATGGAACATGATGGCCTTCGATAAGGAACTGAGACCTGATCATCGACATTCCCACACTGTGCACAGAGGAGGCTCCACGGAGGGCCCCATGTCCCCAGAACACAG GTCTCACGGAGATCATGCAGACCATGGTTATCTGTCTATGGCCAATCATGCTGGCTATGCGCACACTTACTCGGGGCCTCCACCCAGTATGGCAGCCCTGTCAGCTCATAGCCACATGAGTATGGACCAGGATTACCGGGGAGGGTCTATGGCTTACCGTTCTGGCACACTGGGTCGTCCGCACCAGGCTCCGCCCCCTCCACCAGCATCAAACACCGTTAATGGCTCTATGACCCTCCCACCTGTCGACTACag TGTTGATTACATGAATTCTGGGCCACTGCCTCCACCACCAGCTGTCATCCCATCAGCACAAACTGCTTTTGCTATGCCGCCCATGGGACCGGTCCCGCATCCAGGACATCTAGGACCAATGGGAGCAGTCGCTGGCTATGCCACATCCGTTCCACCTACCTCTGGACCAATGGCTGCCCATCCTCCACCAATAGCCCCACCCCCTCCCCCCAGTGCAGCCCAATCCATCACTCCCAAACGGCCCTCTGTGCCTAATGAGGCCCAGCCCATGAACGACGCCCGTAGTGACCTGCTCGCAGCTATAAGAATGG gCATCCAGCTGAAAAAAGTTCAAGAGCAGCAGGAGCAGCAGGCGAAACACGAGCCGGTGGGCAATGACGTCGCAACTATCTTGTCTCGCCGCATCGCTGTGGAATACAGTGACTCTGAAGATGAATCTGAGCTTGAGGACAACGACTGGTCTGACTGA